GCTACGAGATTTGTACAAGATGCGATGGCGTCTGCATGTACTCCGTACCCAGTAGGAGATTGGAGTTTATAACTTTCACGAGAGACCGCTGATACTAGTAAACGAAAGCGTTTTGCTCTCATTAACTGATGTTTGTATGTCGGGCGTGAGAAGCTGCACTGATAACTCCAGCTACCTGCCCTTTGTACGTGATGGCTGAACGAGCGAGCAATGCGTTACATGAACAGATGCAAGGTACGGTATTTACCTTTCACTCTTTCAGTAAAGGGACTGAATCAGCATGCATGATTCATTCACGAAATGCGGCAAATACGGTCATGAGTAGTAGTAGCAGTGGTTTTGCACTTACAGGCGACTTACGTTACTAACTTACGGGACTTGCTGCGGCTACCGTGTAGACTGTAGTTAATCGTTGTACAGCATTTCTGTCAATCGGTGTATCTAACCTGATGCAGTACGTACTTCTATCAACCGGAGAGAACTCTTGCGCTGAATTGGCAAGTCGATCTGAGCCAACTCATGTGCTACGGCAGCTAAGCTATACTGCATTGGCCTTCTTAATTTCGTTGCTCGCCGGTTCATCAATCCACTCGATTAAACTACATTTGGCTGCATCGTTGACCAAGGGCGTGCCATGTTCTTGAACAACTAATTGGCGCGGCATGTTGGGCTGTACTGCTGAAATAGCGTACTTGACCATCGGTATCGCCAATTATGTAATGACAGAAGCTTGCCAAAGTTGCAGATTAGGGTACACCCGTGGGCCGTAACGGCTGACACCTGATAAAACAATCATCCCGCTTGACATTACTATCTTGACCCGGAGCCTCGCCAGTCTACGACACGCGGGCCCGTTTAGCCATCGGTAAAACTGACAGGTCGGCATTGTGGGCCCCATAAATTTCGACACGTCGCCTCTGTCCTTTAAAGACGCCGCCGACCTTCAAGACTTACCGCTCCTTTTTTGATCCTTTCGTTCACCCAAGCTAGGACCGCAAACTGGGAACTGGGTCCACATGGAAGAAGCACTCGTGACTTCCATGCCCCAGTATTTACCGCCCCGTGATTCAAATCGGAAAGCCAAACGAAATCCGTCTAGGGGAAATAATTAACTGCGGGGAGCACACGAATCCGTCTTTCTcgcttcttcctcttcgtctcCGGACTCACGGTCGCCTCCTTCCCTCGTCGCAGCCTCGCACCGTAGCCGCACGCACCTCATCGCCACAAGCAAAGGCCAAAGGAGGACTCGGAAGCAGGAGCTCGCAGCTTCTCGAAGCGCCGCGCCggcgtgggaggaggaggagggagagccCGCGAACCCCTCCTCTCCCGATCCGAGCACCGTACGGCGGATCGACTCCCGGCCGCGCCTCGCTGGATCCCCGTGGTTCCATCACCGGAGATAGTGTGAGTAGTAAGCCGAAGCTGTTGAGTTCTGTAGCATGCCTTTGAGTTTAcgagtgatttttttttcctgtccTCTATCCCTTTGCAGTTTGCTGGAGTCGATCTGGTGGGGGGCTTGGAGCTTGAGGCGGGGTTGAGATGGAGGACTTACTGAACACGGAGATCGGGAAGCACGACTACGACTGGTGATGCACTAATCATTGCCCCCGTTTGGTAGTGAATGGTGATCTGGTTTGCTGAATTTGGGTGTGGttccatgtttttttcttgcaatCGGTGAACCCCTCATCCAAGCTCAGTGAAATCGGTGGCAATGCTGCGTTTTCAAACGTTTTGGGCAGTTGGGTTGGTCGTTCTCGGACGAGTCGTACTGATCTTGTTTGCAATTATGTGAACTGTGTCTGTTTTTGCGTGGAATCAACGGTATTGCCTGGATCATGGTTGGCTATTGTTGGCTGTCATTGTTTCTAGTAAATAAGTGAAGTAGGTTGGTTTAGCTAGGATTAGTTGCGTTGAGAGCAAAGAGAAGTATGTGTGTTCAGTGGGCTCATTCCTGTTAGAGCAATGAGTTGGCTGCACCACTTTTTGTTGGAAAGGCAAAATAAATGAATGCAATGGCTCATTAAAAATGAATGAATGCAACTTTCAAAATTAGACCGTTGACCGATAGCATTGCCAACTTTTAGGATTCACTGTAACAGTTAATGGGATAATGTAATAACTCTGCAATATTTGTAGGAAAATATTACAATGAAAGTCATTTAGGGAAGCTGAAAGATGGACTAGTGGGAACTGGTTACCTATAAATATAATTGACCAATTCCAAACTTAATTTAGTTAGTCTGTAATTTTCTATATAATTATTGCAATGTTGAATCCACTTATGTAGCAATACGTAAAAGACTTGCCTCTGAGTTGTACCACACTCCAGTGCTGGGCTGAGATAAGTATATAACCATCTGGATGAATGACAAAGTTTATTTGATACGCAAGGCTTGACACAAAAATGTAGTGTTGTGTTGTTGGTCAAGGTTATACAGGGTGAaacattctgatctttgatGTGCACACATGTATGCTTGTGTTATTGCTTATCTTATTTGACTGTACATAACATGTGAATGTATTTCTTAGGCTTCTGACTCCCCCAGGAACACCCCGTTTTCCTGCATTGGAGGTTGCTGAGAAAGTTCCACCCTCAAATGTGTCCAAACATACTACCACTAGATCATCCTCCACTACCAGGGCATCAAGGGTTAGTACTATTTGCTTCAGATTTTTACATGCCGGTGATTCAACTTTCGTTATCAACATGTAGTTTCAAAGAAGTATCCCTTGCATAATACTTTGGTTACATGCCAGCCTGCCAATATTTTACACATTTGATATCTTTCTAGACGATCACAATAGTACTTTTGAATCTAGAACACACTTTTAATTTTTCTCGTCCAGTGAAAGCAACCTGTGGTTAGGAATGGGATGGACTTCCAGgcggtttttcttttgtgctgCTGTGAACCCTTGGATCTCGCTGACTTAGTATAGTCATCTCACAGTGTATCCTGTGACTCCTGTCTCATCTAAGCATGAGATCGTACTTATCTGTACAATTGTTTGTTGAAACCTAATATTTGCTTAGTTGGTCTATGATGATCATAACTAACATAACactgtcacatgtttgttgcaGCTTTCTGTTTATGAAACAGAGAACAGGCATTCCATAGTTTCTACTAGACCTGCACGATGTAACTCCCGCCCTTCTATCCAATCTGCTCCCTTATCTAGCAATAACAGGTCATCAGTGCTCAATGGAAGCATTTCTTCTGTCAGTTCGAGACCTACAACACCGAGCAAGAGGATTGGCACTGTTCCCTCATCGAAACCATCAGTTGTAGCTTCACATCCAGTGGTAGCACGGTCGTCTACTCCAGTCAAAACCCGTCCGGCGACTCCAGTCAAAATTCGTCCATCCACTCCGGTCAAAACTCGCCCGGCTACCCCAGTCAAAACTTGTCCATCTACTCCAGACAAAACCCGTCCATCCGTTTCCAACTCCATGCCCAACTCAACTGCTGTGAAGGCCACATCAGCACAGAACTCAAGGTCTTCAACTCCAACATCTCGGCCCCGAAGCTTTTCTAGCTCATCTTCAAGCACAGCTCCTGCAGTGAGTCGTCCCAGCTCATCCTCTGGCACAATACCTGCAATATGTCGTTCTAGCTCTTCTTCAAGTAAAGCTGCTTCAGTGACCCGTTCTAGCTCTCGATCATCTACACCAACACGCCAGCCTGTCATGCGTTCATCAGCTCCACCCATTGCTCGCTCACCTTCTGTTGGGAGGATTTCTGGCAGCAATAACTTAACATCTAGTGGTCGATCGGTAGAGAGCCGTGGTCGAATTTCAGCACCTTCGTCAGCACCATCATCCCGTCCAAGTTCCCCAAATCCACGTCTGCGAGCTCCAGTTAAGACACTAGATCTTCCACATTTCCCAAGTGATACTCCCGCTAACTTAAGGactaagataccagacagacCACTCTCTGCTGGTAGAGCACGGCCAGGAATTGGTCTGGGAGCCAGGTCAGCCCCAAATGCTGAACCAGTTACATCAGCTCCTGTGAAGAAGATGTCTGTGCCTGCTATTACTCGAAGTAAATTTTCTGATGCACCATCCAAGGCACCTTCTCTTATCAGTGGAAACCAGAATAGACAGGCTGAGAGATCTGTTATGGACAGCCAGCCTGCTAGACCCTCCCGGTCTGCCACAAGTGCAGAAAATGGATTCGGCAGGACAATATCAAGGAAGTCAATTGATATGGCAATCAAGCACATGGTATGTTCACCCTTTACCCCTCATGTTTATATTCTCTATGGAAGTGCCATTCAAAATTGATAATATGTCTTTCTATTTCTCTGTGAAAAGCTTTAAACCAATTGTTGTGTTCAATATTGTAGATCTAGAACCCACTATTAATTTGATTTAGTTTAgttaatatattttatttagaaGAAACTTAATGGCTGGTACTTATGTTAGGACATTCGTCAAAACTTGGGTGGCATTCGTGGTGCATCTCTATTTCCTCATGGCATTCGGTCTTCTACTGCAAAGGGCCAGCCAACTCGCAGATCAGATCCTGGTCATCACATCTCAAATGGTGACCATGGCGCCTATACCGACAATGGTAGTACCAATGGACACTTCTCCGGTGATTCCAATGGAGCTCTTTCATACTATGGCGGTAGCTCAACTGATTCCCCAGATAGAGAAAGCATTGGAGCTAAAGAGACATTGAGTGAAGTGGATATATATGGCTGTTCAAGGTATGAGGACATGTTGCTTAGGGAGGACACAAAGAACACGGACTGGTTGCACAGTGTCGATGACAAGTTTGACCAGAGCCCTGTGTTCGATCACCGGTTTGAACCACTCCCAGAGCCATTTGGTCCTATGTGATGTTTACCATTTGTAGAGGTGTTGCCCCTTGTTCTTTTAGCTCCCAGTGATTGCAAAGTTGTATGCTGTTTCTGTTTGGTCTTCCACTTCCCCCATCTTTTTTATAGAATGTGCTCAAAGATACTAAGATTGTGGGGTTTGTACTGTGTATCTTTGGTATATGGGGACTGCAGGCTCAGTTTTGAATGTTTCTGAACTGAAGATCCAAGTGCGGCAAAACTAGTTTATGACCTTTGCCTCATGAATATTATAGCATTGGCATTTCCAAGATA
The Brachypodium distachyon strain Bd21 chromosome 2, Brachypodium_distachyon_v3.0, whole genome shotgun sequence genome window above contains:
- the LOC100837550 gene encoding uncharacterized protein DDB_G0271670; this encodes MEDLLNTEIGKHDYDWLLTPPGTPRFPALEVAEKVPPSNVSKHTTTRSSSTTRASRLSVYETENRHSIVSTRPARCNSRPSIQSAPLSSNNRSSVLNGSISSVSSRPTTPSKRIGTVPSSKPSVVASHPVVARSSTPVKTRPATPVKIRPSTPVKTRPATPVKTCPSTPDKTRPSVSNSMPNSTAVKATSAQNSRSSTPTSRPRSFSSSSSSTAPAVSRPSSSSGTIPAICRSSSSSSKAASVTRSSSRSSTPTRQPVMRSSAPPIARSPSVGRISGSNNLTSSGRSVESRGRISAPSSAPSSRPSSPNPRLRAPVKTLDLPHFPSDTPANLRTKIPDRPLSAGRARPGIGLGARSAPNAEPVTSAPVKKMSVPAITRSKFSDAPSKAPSLISGNQNRQAERSVMDSQPARPSRSATSAENGFGRTISRKSIDMAIKHMDIRQNLGGIRGASLFPHGIRSSTAKGQPTRRSDPGHHISNGDHGAYTDNGSTNGHFSGDSNGALSYYGGSSTDSPDRESIGAKETLSEVDIYGCSRYEDMLLREDTKNTDWLHSVDDKFDQSPVFDHRFEPLPEPFGPM